In Tachysurus fulvidraco isolate hzauxx_2018 chromosome 1, HZAU_PFXX_2.0, whole genome shotgun sequence, a single window of DNA contains:
- the LOC113635008 gene encoding uncharacterized protein LOC113635008 isoform X4, giving the protein MGFLGGDVTIHNKTQYKWTVCIESQEPWPKSDIYITFTVGGYEKKVKEIFVPITFVRTIYFNVKYGECSERDCYKNPHLWYRFDPKDDPYFTIRESGDHEQIHLDCDTHYEKKKSTCPNYGKIEDDDREAEEQRRREEAQHRREEERRRREEEQRRREEAQRRKEEEQRRREEERHRKEEERRRREEAQRRREEERRRREEERRRRDEAQRRQEEARRRQEEERRRQEEERRRRDEARRRQEEERRIQEEERRRQEEERRRREEEQRRQAQLERERQIEEQIRRESELTIKKLSQATKTLKQKQRLRGHELHHQTHIMQQPLEAEIEIDEVTEIEKKFSELLCEYQITDEEDSEETLEDRMKTLQNELMVEYCKKHDLTSSCMFSFDTAVGYETLPLHDRLTVLETVLQLVFEEDENDHTHKHDQDFLLDVLELLQDDHPSLGFNLLQNVLQTDMQLSTQSKEILCQIAFNNTWKLAEITAFMRYVLRNDKDQVQAILHIAQTYKLEYGNVLNALDKSDPFRWLKGYVDTERNKNADTIISEMRNSNYPENVLTILEDVLVYLETELPKYKRTDLHKNDILSVKKMVKELDFTNPDRQVLKSVLVQMSLAVKMCSAVTIQKGKEEKVIEGYLPRLTQIAAMVAFLLPKSKTNTGCLLEIGTGEGKSCILAMLAVIHAMRGVKVDIVTSSPVLARRDLEEWSKLYKMFNVTSSAVPPVLNDVSSEKQEEMTQEAYKQDVVYSTVGTFAADTLKQEFEKKTTRGDRRFEMVLVDEVDYMTLDNGVQITFLSHESSGLQHLEQVLASIWAIISACRPIGEEETGETMWATRVQSFHTTALIAMIGSDKNDRFSPLEILLPGIELGFYSEEDFENLQVSINEEGEKKQGDIENEAWKTIMAKTGIEQQYDLLNVLEMGMEDKVAFNCYVYQPETRKVTQFGEQKTKTDQNINMLLLENGKACEMLSENLLIEATVSQLKSKIKYSQQCRSEEDNESLVIPYFLEKYLENQLPLFVENALKAIQMTKGREYMIERSLKAQGLDVDEDDQHMYHAIIPVDFQASGMLEKRKRWGDGLQQFLEMKHQLTLSPLSNVTNYMSNSNFFKRYLMGKGIFGVSGTLGGDADKGFLARHYKTVSCVIPPHQRQKVTELPAVQVRGGTDQWIQTICATVSKVSKRGQVVLVVCEDVNTANALNDKIGAETKHSVTMYTMSECHNIENQEFGKGRIIITTNLGGRGTDIKVTEEVNRCGGLFVLLTYFTNNRRVEKQVFGRTGRKGTPGMVQVILNHDRLAMAYRGHTIEVMRKLREEYEVNRIKEMEKEKLAEIEMKEELFSTFCQFLSYFDKHYSTIEKIDLFEVKIKDVHRYFKSFQSKMDYHPALNALKESWGIWLILHTDQINIHSDFTHLKEDLIQNLQDTSDKLLQGHSENFYDHIQQALGRTALHLQNKNKCDYGAKTYWKKASDSDNYYRAVALYNQAYITINLAKEGYKSEACSLLKEAEKTLDVYISETTRTLSFCSLSVTQDFEPHHSGSCNLQIQMQARMNIFNSWKQNIKKILDMLGSGSGDFKTVDLTLYSLSNEEDFVSSSELGLFRNYGLALVFEVKQKPKFSFDALLCCFLGVLQVVAGVLVCTLSAGSMSSFGLGLISEGVSDMISGVMGMINGTFDWASWAISKAISIGISLACGGFSVLKRSFSSVKNAARNILNGTKSLKSVACNALKSGKNMFVSACKSTKSMVSSICMKNLSRNAVKPILKQSCKYAVQELAIQGVNTALNTWIDPKIKKTFEQGFQNTFKKSVRSTLHQNKEFVRALTDFISSGIPKAALQKESGSYRISKSLEKEMMDQTVYNTNLVINDLMVNCKQIHQVINTLSQVWDKSVEYVAHRPYTCIKKLLSAASMYTTIYEMFSSIPTKQTIDCNFVPAFLKSLHEEALFETYDHDGRDKLEDVKRLKDDLIDLISKVLSQTMVERFSGSATSLFTKTFTQRLNSVTGKVVGNLLGRHETQCFFVNQQHHHDLKSATKCKERPLSEEEINELKCYANTVTDEQKPATALEFHVLTKSNLLVGKGICLTVIDDQGKILTEETYPGTDPGAGTIKLLLTKTPQTSPGTRGTWSKLHQRAMGIDTPVSGHIDIIRPDGSREIVNSTNQNCLFHAVIQATTKDPNDVVQQKAIELRSKVSQEDREPPGCR; this is encoded by the exons ATGGGGTTCCTGGGAGGAGACGTAACTATTCACAATAAAACTCAGTACAAATGGACCGTCTGCATCGAGTCTCAGGAGCCTTGGCCCAAGTCtgacatatatattaca TTCACAGTTGGAGGAtatgaaaaaaaagttaaagaaatCTTTGTACCCATCACCTTTGTCAGAACAATCTACTTCAATGTGAAGTATGGCGAGTGCTCAGAGAGAGACTGCTACAAAAATCCACATTTGTGGTACAGGTTTGATCCAAAAGATGATCCATATTTCACAATTCGAGAGAGTGGAGACCACGAGCAAATACATCTGGACTGCGATACACATTATGAGAAGAAGAAGTCAACATGCCCAAATTATG GGAAAATTGAAGATGATGACAGAGAGGCAGAAGAGCAACGTAGACGGGAAGAAGCGCAGCATAGACGAGAAGAGGAGCGGCGTAGACGAGAAGAGGAGCAGCGTAGACGAGAAGAGGCGCAGCGTAGAAAAGAAGAGGAGCAGCGTAGACGAGAAGAGGAGCGGCATAGAAAAGAAGAGGAGCGGCGTAGACGAGAAGAGGCGCAGCGTAGACGAGAAGAGGAGCGGCGTAGACGAGAAGAGGAGCGGCGTAGACGGGATGAGGCACAACGTAGACAAGAAGAGGCGCGGCGTAGACAAGAAGAGGAGCGGCGTAGACAAGAAGAGGAGCGGCGTAGACGGGATGAGGCGCGGCGTAGACAAGAAGAGGAGAGGCGTATACAAGAAGAAGAGAGGCGTAGACAAGAAGAGGAGCGGCGTAGACGAGAAGAGGAGCAGAGGCGTCAGGCTCAACTTGAACGTGAACGGCAAATTGAGGAACAGATTAGAAGGGAAAGTGAGCTTACAATTAAGAAGCTTTCACAAGCCACAAAGACACTGAAGCAGAAACAGAGGCTGAGAGGCCATGAGCTCCATCACCAAACTCATATAATGCAACAGCCTCTGGAGGCTGAAATTGAAATAGATGAG gtTACAGAAATAGAGAAGAAATTCTCAGAGCTCCTATGTGAATATCAAATAACTGATGAGGAAGACTCAGAGGAGACATTAGAAGACAGGATGAAAACCCTACAAAATGAGTTAATGGTGGAGTACTGTAAGAAACATGACCTGACCAGTAGCTGCATGTTTTCTTTCGACACTGCAGTTGGTTATGAGACTTTACCTCTACATGATAGACTGACAGTGCTTGAGACAGTACTGCAGTTAGTTTTTGAGGAGGATGaaaatgaccacacacacaaacatgatcaGGATTTCCTCTTGGATGTGCTCGAACTGTTGCAAGACGATCATCCATCACTTGGGTTTAATCTTTTACAGAACGTTCTTCAAACTGATATGCAACTTTCTACACAGAGTAAAGAAATTCTGTGTCAGATTGCGTTCAACAACACATGGAAACTGGCAGAAATAACAGCTTTCATGCGTTATGTTCTCAGGAATGACAAAGACCAAGTGCAGGCAATACTTCACATTGCACAGACCTACAAGTTGGAGTATGGGAATGTCCTCAATGCTTTAGATAAATCTGATCCCTTCAGATGGCTGAAAGGGTATGttgacacagagagaaacaaaaatgcTGATACTATTATAAGTGAAATGCGCAACTCAAACTACCCTGAGAATGTCCTGACAATACTAGAGGATGTTCTGGTATATCTGGAAACAGAGCTTCCAAAATACAAAAGAACTGATCTCCATAAAAATGACATTCTGAGTGTAAAGAAAATGGTTAAAGAACTGGATTTTACCAACCCAGACAGACAAGTTCTCAAAAGTGTTCTAGTGCAAATGTCACTCGCAGTAAAAATGTGCTCTGCTGTCACTATTCAAAAGGGTAAAGAGGAAAAAGTCATTGAAGGATATCTTCCCAGATTAACTCAAATTGCAGCCATGGTGGCTTTCCTGCTTCCAAAATCAAAAACCAACACAGGTTGTCTTCTTGAAATTGGGACAGGTGAAGGGAAATCTTGTATATTAGCCATGCTTGCTGTGATCCATGCCATGCGTGGTGTGAAGGTGGACATTGTGACGAGCTCTCCGGTCCTTGCTCGTCGTGATTTAGAGGAATGGAGCAAACTTTACAAGATGTTCAACGTAACGTCATCAGCTGTTCCTCCAGTGCTGAATGATGTCTCATctgaaaaacaagaagaaatgaCTCAGGAAGCATACAAACAAGATGTAGTGTATAGTACTGTTGGAACATTTGCAGCAGATACACTGAAACAAGAGTTTGAGAAGAAAACAACTCGAGGAGACAGGAGGTTTGAGATGGTCCTTGTGGATGAGGTTGACTACATGACCTTGGATAATGGAGTTCAAATAACATTTCTGTCCCATGAGTCCAGCGGACTCCAACATTTGGAACAAGTCCTAGCAAGCATCTGGGCCATAATATCTGCATGTCGACCAATTGGGGAGGAAGAAACTGGAGAGACCATGTGGGCAACAAGAGTCCAGAGTTTTCACACAACTGCCCTGATAGCAATGATTGGTTCAGATAAAAATGATAGATTTTCACCACTGGAAATTCTGTTGCCAGGCATTGAATTAGGCTTTTACTCAGAGGAAGATTTTGAAAATTTGCAGGTCTCTATTAATGAAGAAGGTGAAAAGAAACAAGGAGACATTGAAAATGAGGCATGGAAGACCATCATGGCCAAAACAGGAATAGAACAACAATATGATCTGCTCAATGTTCTTGAGATGGGGATGGAGGACAAGGTGGCATTTAACTGTTATGTTTATCAGCCAGAAACAAGAAAAGTGACTCAGTTTGGAGAGCAAAAGACAAAAACTGACCAAAACATCAACATGCTGCTACTTGAAAATGGAAAAGCTTGTGAGATGCTGTCTGAAAATTTGCTCATTGAAGCCACTGTTAGCCAGTTGAAATCCAAAATTAAATACTCTCAACAATGTAGGTCAGAAGAAGATAACGAATCTCTTGTAATCCCTTATTTCTTAGAGAAATACCTGGAAAATCAGCTGCCACTGTTTGTTGAGAATGCACTGAAGGCCATTCAGATGACCAAAGGCAGAGAGTACATGATTGAGAGATCTCTAAAAGCTCAGGGATTAGATGTTGATGAAGATGATCAACACATGTACCATGCAATAATCCCAGTGGACTTTCAGGCTAGTGGAAtgctggagaaaagaaaacgaTGGGGTGATGGACTACAACAATTTCTGGAGATGAAGCATCAACTAACTTTATCTCCATTATCAAATGTGACAAACTACATGTCAAATTCAAATTTCTTTAAAAGATATCTCATGGGGAAAGGGATATTTGGTGTTTCTGGAACACTAGGCGGAGATGCAGACAAGGGTTTCCTGGCAAGACATTACAAAACGGTTAGCTGTGTCATACCACCTCATCAACGTCAGAAGGTTACTGAGCTGCCTGCAGTACAAGTGAGGGGAGGTACTGACCAGTGGATCCAAACTATTTGTGCCACAGTCTCAAAAGTGTCTAAACGAGGACAGGTGGTGTTAGTCGTGTGTGAGGACGTCAACACAGCAAATGCGCTCAATGATAAAATTGGAGCAGAAACTAAACATTCAGTTACCATGTACACGATGAGCGAGTGCCACAACATTGAGAACCAGGAGTTCGGCAAGGGACGGATCATTATTACCACTAACCTTGGAGGACGTGGGACAGACATTAAGGTCACAGAAGAGGTTAACCGCTGCGGTGGACTCTTTGTGCTCCTCACATACTTCACCAATAACCGAAGAGTCGAGAAACAAGTGTTTGGACGAACAGGTCGAAAAGGCACCCCAGGGATGGTCCAGGTAATACTGAACCATGATCGTCTGGCCATGGCCTACCGAGGCCATACTATTGAAGTCATGAGGAAACTGAGAGAAGAATATGAAGTTAATCGAATAAAAGAAATGGAGAAGGAGAAACTAGCTGAAATTGAAATGAAGGAAGAGCTGTTCTCTACATTTTGTCAGTTCCTTAGTTACTTTGACAAGCATTATAGTACAATAGAGAAGATAGACCTCTTTGAAGTGAAAATTAAAGATGTCCATCGTTACTTTAAATCTTTTCAGAGTAAGATGGACTATCACCCAGCACTGAATGCTTTGAAGGAATCATGGGGTATATGGCTGATACTTCATACAGACCAGATTAACATACACAGTGACTTTACACACCTGAAAGAAGACCTAATCCAGAACTTGCAGGACACAAGTGACAAACTTTTACAAGGTCACAGTGAAAACTTTTATGACCACATCCAGCAGGCATTAGGAAGAACTGCCTTGCAtcttcaaaacaaaaataaatgtgactaTGGAGCGAAAACTTACTGGAAAAAAGCCTCTGACTCAGACAACTACTACAGAGCTGTTGCACTGTATAATCAGGCCTACATTACCATTAACTTGGCCAAAGAGGGCTACAAAAGTGAGGCATGTTCTTTACTCAAGGAGGCAGAAAAGACCTTAGATGTTTACATATCTGAAACAACCAGAACATTGAGCTTCTGTTCTTTGTCTGTTACTCAAGATTTTGAACCACACCACAGTGGCAGCTGTAACTTACAAATACAAATGCAGGCAAGGATGAACATATTTAACTCATGGaaacaaaatatcaaaaaaATACTTGACATGCTTGGATCAGGCAGTGGAGACTTCAAAACTGTGGACTTGACTCTTTATAGTTTATCAAATGAGGAGGATTTTGTGTCTTCTAGTGAACTCGGCCTCTTTCGTAATTATGGCCTTGCACTTGTGTTTGAGGTGAAACAAAAGCCCAAATTCTCATTTGATGCCCTGCTTTGTTGTTTTCTCGGTGTGCTTCAGGTTGTAGCAGGAGTTCTGGTGTGCACTCTGTCAGCTGGTTCCATGTCCTCATTTGGTCTTGGCTTGATCTCAGAAGGCGTGTCTGATATGATCAGTGGAGTCATGGGTATGATAAATGGCACATTTGATTGGGCATCGTGGGCGATATCTAAAGCAATAAGTATAGGAATCTCTTTGGCCTGTGGGGGATTCAGTGTGCTCAAAAGATCATTCTCCTCTGTGAAAAATGCTGCACGTAATATTCTCAATGGCACCAAATCCCTAAAAAGTGTTGCATGTAATGCCCTTAAATCAggaaaaaacatgtttgtttcagCATGTAAATCCACCAAATCAATGGTGTCATCAATATGTATGAAAAATCTCTCAAGGAATGCAGTCAAACCAATTTTGAAACAATCCTGTAAATATGCTGTTCAGGAATTGGCAATTCAAGGAGTAAACACTGCTTTGAACACATGGATCGATCCTAAAATTAAAAAGACTTTCGAACAAGGTTTTCAAAATACTTTTAAGAAATCTGTACGTTCAACATTACACCAAAATAAAGAGTTTGTTCGAGCACTCACAGATTTCATCAGCTCAGGAATTCCAAAGGCTGCCTTGCAGAAAGAATCTGGTTCTTACAGGATTAGCAAATCCCTAGAGAAGGAAATGATGGACCAAACGGTTTACAATACAAACCTTGTCATAAATGATCTCATGGTAAACTGTAAACAGATACATCAGGTGattaacacactctcacaagtATGGGACAAATCAGTAGAGTATGTTGCACACCGACCTTATACCTGCATCAAGAAACTTCTGAGTGCTGCAAGCATGTACACTACCATTTATGAAATGTTCTCCTCCATTCCTACTAAACAGACCATTGACTGTAATTTTGTTCCTGCATTTTTGAAGTCTCTGCATGAAGAAGCTTTATTTGAGACATATGACCATGATGGAAGGGACAAACTGGAAGATGTCAAAAGGCTTAAAGATGATCTTATTGACTTAATTTCAAAAGTTCTTTCCCAAACAATGGTGGAGAGATTTTCTGGGTCTGCCACCTCCttgtttacaaaaacatttactcaACGATTAAACTCTGTTACTGGAAAAGTAGTTGGTAATTTACTGGGTAGGCATGAAACCCAATGTTTCTTTGTCAATCAGCAGCATCATCATGATCTGAAATCTGCCACTAAATGCAAGGAAAGGCCTTTGTCTGAGGAAGAAATAAATGAGCTCAAGTGCTACGCTAATACTGTAACTGATGAACAAAAGCCAGCAACAGCTTTAGAATTTCATGTACTCACAAAGAGTAACTTGCTGGTTGGAAAAGGAATTTGTCTTACTGTCATAGATGATCAAGGAAAAATTCTCACAGAGGAGACTTACCCAGGAACTGACCCAGGAGCTGGTACTATCAAACTTCTGCTGACAAAAACACCTCAAACTTCTCCAGG AACAAGAGGAACATGGAGTAAACTGCATCAAAGGGCCATGGGTATAGACACACCTGTCAGTGGCCACATTGATATTATACGACCTGATGGCTCTCGGGAAATTGTGAACTCCACAAATCAGAACTGTCTGTTTCATGCTGTCATCCAAGCAACAACTAAAGACCCAAATGATGTTGTACAACAAAAAGCCATAGAACTCAGGAGCAAAGTCAGTCAGGAG GACAGGGAGCCTCCGGGCTGCAGGTGA